cttgattaccaggcctggagaggaattgttgtgtctgcccaaaatgggaaagcagcagctcacactgtgTATGGAGTTTAGAGTTAtacactaaagaactgcaggattaCAAATACATGGAAAACACAAAAGCTGAAGTTCTAAGGCATGAGCAGGACCAGGGACCAGCTGAGTTATCTGTGCCCACACACTGGGCAGGGCATGGAAAAGCCTGTGCTTCCCAAGAGCCTGATGCTGCTTCAGGGCTTGTGGAGTTCCCTAGAGGCTGCCAGGCAGCACTCACCCCTGgaacagctgtgctgtgccaagGAAACAAAGTCAGAGATGCCTCCAGCACCTGAAAGCATCACCCAGCCCACAGCTCCCCAGTATCCTTCAGCACCCTGGAGCTCAAACCTCTGGTAAGAACTCAGGTCTCAGGCCTGCCCAAATGCCACCAAACAGCAAAATACTGTCTAATGCCAGCCCGTGCCTTCCATGCATAGGAGGGCTAAAAATGCTATATCTGATGGCTACTCACTCACTCTCACTCATTCACATAAAAGCAAGATTCTGAATTACTTTGTAGGTTTTTCCTTgtgttgtttgttgttttttttcctctcaagcttaaatagaaaacattattagcattttttttttttaagggacaGGAAAGTTATATCTTGCAGAAATGTTGGTAAAATGCAGTGGCTCAGCCTTGCTGTTTGGGGCAGCTGATGGactctggcagctgtggctggtcCCCACTACCATTTCCCAGGCTCTTATGTTAGGAAATGGAAAAGATTTGGGGTTAAGGATGTCGCCATGCTCCTGGATTGCTATTGCAGTGCTGGATGGTGGCCAGCAGTTTGTTGTGGCCCAGGGTCTGATAACTCATCTGTTCCATTTACTGGGAGCACTCAGGGAGCTGAGGCTTTGTTcagactgaagcaggatgccaaAAATCCATCCTAAACTTGacataataattttttccaaGGTAGAACATATATCTTCAGATAATCAGAAAGTTCTTTGCCCATCTTTGGGTTTCACTGTTAAATACCCTGCTGGAAGGCAGATCTTATATCTCGGTAGCAAAGGCTTTTCTCCCAATCTCCAGTATAGGTTTAGCATTAAGAGTAGAGGACTCTGATGTATAATGGtaataaatgaatatttatttatagataTGTTACTGTGACACATCTTTATTTTCACTTCCAAAagtatggattttttttgtttgttttcatagcATTCAgtggaaacagcaaaaaaatcttAATGATGACAGAGATTGTGAAGTCAACTAATTTCCCCTTTACAATGAGAAAAAGGAACACTTATGAGACCTATATGTGAGACCACAGAAAAGCATTGCTGTTCTGTATTTCAGAGTAGATGACCTATTTGGAACCCACTGGAAATTGAACAAGTTCTCCATGTTAACTGGGACAAAACATGAGCATGACTGAATCTGCAAAAATAAGCAAGTTGCTTGCTTTCTGGATTAACAGCAGGTTAACGGCTTGACATGAATCTTCATctcttttttcaaaataataagaaaaatcaTAATAATCTTTTTGGAACAGGCATTCATTATAAGCAATGAGATGCAAGGTCTCAGAAGGGAATACGAGGtccaaaaatgtttttgaaggCCCTCTGTGCTGTTCCTGAAGTAGCAGTGTTTTTCCTTGCTGAACACCACTTGTAAGAGATGTCTGTCAAGAAGCCTCCTCCTTTCTGAGGGTAGTTAATTGCAGCATATTTGTTGATGGTTGACAACACTCACACATGTCCTTAAGCAATACATGGTTGATATCTTTTGATATCCCATATCTTTTCCTGTCTTTGAAAAGATCATTTGGAAGGCAGAACAAGGAGTAAACAGTGTGCAATGGTTATACTGGTCACATAGACACACAAGCTACTTGCTCTGCTTGCAGTGAAACACCAGTAATGCCAGAGCATTAGAAAATACACCAGTGAAGAAAACTGGGACTGGAGTTATCAGCTGAATGACCTGAGTAGTTTCATCTGTTCTTATGGCACTGTTGCtcactgcagcttctgctgtgtTGTCTGCCCAAGAACTGACACAAAGCAGGTGGATCTAATGTCTGGATATGGGACACTTTCCATGCTGGGAACAGTCCTTTGCATGTTTATTTCACCAAGGTCTAGTCAGTGGTTTCAGACTGTGGTCTgaagcagtgtcactgctgcaTGGTGACAGACACGTAGGACCGTTGTCACTAAGGAAGTCAAGTGCCTCTAAGTTTATGTCAGCAGAATATGAACTTGCAGTCCCAGGAGAAAATTTTTTAGAGGTTTACAAGTCAAAAGACACTGAAAGTGAAGGACTATGAAGGCGACCAAGACAAGCTGTCACCAGGAGGCGCCTGGAGCTGCGATGCAACGATACAAGACTACTCAGAGCTGGAGTCAAGTCACTGAGGACAGCAGGACAAAATTCAAGTTAACATCAGATCCTTCGGAGGGGTTTGCCCCTTTTTGTCCATATGCCTATGCCTACAATGATTGCAAGCACTGTTTGTGGTTCCACTCTGTGCCTCAAAACTTGAGCAGCTTTGTGGCACTCAACACCTGCCATGAGCTACACCTTGTTCAGACCATCACTTGATCTGTGGGTGGCTGTGACTCCTCGCTTTGGTTCATCTTGGACCTGATAAATATACACTTGGGGAACATAGAAGAAAACTCTGGAAATTCCTTGGCTGCAAAATAATAGCAAAATGCATCCAGACAGCAATTGGAATTTGCTAAGCATGCAGAGACCTTAATATAGGTGACAACTTCTGGCATCAGAGAACAAGCTCCAGCAGCTTCCACTGCAAACCGCAAGAGCAGTGAGATGTGGAAAGGGGAGAAACAGagagcaaacacacacaaattcACAGAAACTATCTGCACAGCCTTCTGGAATAATTTTGTCTCATGAGGGCCTGTGGCCATCTTCTTTTTTAGACATCTGATGACTTGTACTGAGCAAAATATCACAATCCCTAAGGGAATAAAATACCCACAGATGCTGAACAATAAAGAGGAGTAGCTAGGTAGAAGACTTTGTTTCCGAAAGCAAAAACCTTCTGGCCTACTGCGAAACAGGAGATACAAAATGGAATAAATTATCATTGCCATCCAAAGAAAGCCACAGACAGAAGCTGATTTCAGTGGGGATCGAAGGATCTTTGCTTTTAGAGGGAACTTGATTGCAATGTATCGATCAATTGCAATCAGGGTGATGATAAAGATGCTCATAGGCATGTTTGTAAAATAGATGTTTTGTATGGCTAAACACAGCTGGTCTATGGGATGTCTGTAGTTGGTAAAATACAGCAGGAAAGGCAGGGTGAAGAGCAGGGAAGTGTCTGCCACGATGAGGTTGATCATGTACACCTTGGTCTCGGTCCACCTCTTGATTTTGCAGCAGAAGACCCAGAAGGCAATTGCATTCAGTGGGATCCCCAGAGCGAGCACTGGGATGTACACCACCAGCTGAAGCACCACAATGCTGCCATGTGCACTTCCCTCAGTGCAGTTCTCCATGTTGGGCTGTCTCTGCAAGGAAAGAGTGCAGGCATGAGACTTGAGCTCgctggcagtgtcctgcagctgtgccaccctctcatggccctgcagctcctcgtgtccctgcactgctcaTGTGGGCAGCCTCAAAAACCTGAACTGGTTTTTGTTCAGTCCACAGAACTGCCGAGACTGCCCTCTcttgctgctggtgcagggTTAAGCCTGCCTCACCGTCCCTCCAGTCCTGGTATGAACAGTT
This portion of the Haemorhous mexicanus isolate bHaeMex1 chromosome 10, bHaeMex1.pri, whole genome shotgun sequence genome encodes:
- the LOC132331508 gene encoding G-protein coupled receptor 35-like; the protein is MENCTEGSAHGSIVVLQLVVYIPVLALGIPLNAIAFWVFCCKIKRWTETKVYMINLIVADTSLLFTLPFLLYFTNYRHPIDQLCLAIQNIYFTNMPMSIFIITLIAIDRYIAIKFPLKAKILRSPLKSASVCGFLWMAMIIYSILYLLFRSRPEGFCFRKQSLLPSYSSLLFSICGYFIPLGIVIFCSVQVIRCLKKKMATGPHETKLFQKAVQIVSVNLCVFALCFSPFHISLLLRFAVEAAGACSLMPEVVTYIKVSACLANSNCCLDAFCYYFAAKEFPEFSSMFPKCIFIRSKMNQSEESQPPTDQVMV